The Misgurnus anguillicaudatus chromosome 21, ASM2758022v2, whole genome shotgun sequence genome includes a window with the following:
- the LOC141352816 gene encoding general transcription factor II-I repeat domain-containing protein 2-like: MAEKRKKTYYFHNEWEDELFFTTVKETCVCLICGATVATAKRHNVERHFITNHKSYHDHYPPRSALRAEKARELKAALGKQQSFFTRPAKKSQKATEASFRATHFLIKKKKAFSDGEVVKEAMMIIANTVLKDEKNGADLISTLSDVQIGPSTIPRRVSAMSGNLVDQLDRDLAKCRWFSIQCDESVDSTSTAQLLVFIRMVFEDFSTREELLALLPLKTTTRGVDIYNTVKEFFVQKKVPLEKLVAVTTDGAPAMIGRHTGFIAHCKGDPDFPKFLHYHCIIHQQALCAKVIGFEHVMTPVVKIINNIRSKAKQHRIFKVLLDEMSAEYGDLLLHTEIRWLSRGRVLLRFFSLLGEIKDFKLSKGEDVSLLEDTEWILDLAFLTDITGKLNNLNCELQGKGKTVVDMISALNAFKAKMSVFSGDLQRKKVLHFPSVQSVLKDNASASETFDKVAEKYCEVINRLGQDFENRFCDLYQLEPCVSFISNPFMNVDTTCCAEQLSATFNLDAGAVEIEIITLQNDLHLKAYQGAPNFWCLDDTQKYSGVCTAAMKVASLFGSTYLCESAFSDMNFIKNKHRTRITDAHLKDSLTVAVSSYTPDYNTLVNSMQCQASH, encoded by the coding sequence atggcagaaaaaagaaagaaaacttattaCTTTCACAACGAATGGGAGGATGAGTTATTTTTTACGACTGTGAAGGAAACCTGCGTGTGTCTCATTTGCGGGGCGACTGTGGCGACAGCAAAGCGGCACAATGTGGAGAGACACTTCATTACGAATCACAAAAGTTACCATGATCACTACCCACCGCGAAGTGCACTACGGGCAGAAAAAGCCCGTGAGCTAAAGGCAGCTTTGGGTAAACAACAGTCTTTTTTCACGAGGCCGGCGAAAAAGTCACAAAAAGCAACCGAAGCCTCGTTCAGAGCTACACATTTTCTGATTAAAAAGAAGAAGGCATTTTCAGACGGAGAAGTTGTCAAAGAAGCAATGATGATAATTGCTAACACTGTCCTTAAAGACGAGAAAAACGGAGCCGATCTAATCTCCACTCTTTCCGACGTCCAAATAGGTCCATCTACGATACCTAGACGAGTGTCAGCTATGTCTGGTAACTTGGTCGATCAGCTAGACCGGGATCTGGCGAAGTGCAGGTGGTTTAGCATCCAGTGCGACGAGTCTGTGGACAGCACCAGTACAGCGCAGCTGTTGGTTTTTATCCGGATGGTGTTTGAAGATTTCTCCACAAGAGAAGAACTCCTGGCACTACTGCCCTTAAAGACAACTACGAGGGGAGTTGATATTTATAACACAGTGAAGGAGTTTTTCGTGCAGAAAAAAGTACCATTGGAAAAGCTGGTAGCGGTGACTACAGACGGGGCCCCTGCTATGATCGGCCGACATACAGGTTTCATCGCTCACTGTAAAGGTGACCCAGACTTCCCAAAATTTCTGCATTACCACTGCATCATTCACCAGCAGGCGTTATGTGCAAAAGTGATCGGCTTTGAGCACGTGATGACTCCCGTTGtaaaaattataaacaatatccgCTCCAAAGCAAAACAGCACAGGATTTTTAAGGTGCTATTGGATGAGATGTCGGCTGAATATGGTGACCTGCTGCTACACACAGAAATCCGATGGCTCAGCAGAGGACGAGTTTTACTTcgttttttttcacttttgggTGAAATCAAAGACTTCAAGCTGTCCAAAGGCGAAGACGTCTCACTGCTAGAGGACACAGAGTGGATACTTGACCTTGCATTTTTGACGGACATTACTGGGAAACTAAACAACTTGAACTGCGAGCTGCAAGGCAAAGGTAAAACTGTTGTTGACATGATAAGtgctttaaatgcatttaaagctAAGATGAGTGTGTTCTCTGGGGATTTACAGAGAAAAAAGGTGCTGCACTTTCCCTCTGTGCAGTCTGTGCTGAAAGACAATGCTTCTGCATCTGAGACATTTGACAAAGTTGCAGAAAAGTACTGTGAAGTCATAAACAGACTTGGGCAAGATTTTGAAAATAGGTTTTGTGACCTTTATCAGCTTGAGCCATGTGTGTCGTTCATTTCCAATCCTTTCATGAATGTGGACACAACATGCTGTGCTGAGCAACTAAGTGCAACATTCAACTTGGATGCTGGAGCAGTGGAGATTGAAattataacattgcaaaatgACCTCCACCTCAAAGCCTACCAGGGTGCACCAAACTTTTGGTGCCTTGATGACACACAGAAGTACAGTGGTGTATGCACAGCAGCTATGAAGGTTGCTAGCCTGTTTGGTTCAACGTATCTCTGTGAATCAGCTTTTTCTGACATGAACTTCATCAAGAACAAACACAGAACACGAATCACTGATGCACATCTGAAAGACTCACTCACAGTTGCAGTGTCAAGTTACACACCAGATTACAATACACTGGTGAACAGCATGCAATGCCAGGCTTCTCACTAA